One genomic region from Dehalobacter restrictus DSM 9455 encodes:
- a CDS encoding sensor histidine kinase, translating into MMTKNKTDKGMFKNILKVIFFPVYLFMLLYAFIQKRIAYSIRLKLSLRYTGILLRTVLGAGLIVILVYGGFRIQETVKQDYLEIQKILSTESRIYFELETYSREHQTPLRIFERGQQTLMATDQNLREYGSEYWLGLAKDQGNIYISVNRDFETAGTSGRMIIFSNIQDEITDILFITRIMLFVSLPALFLALIAIALSGRGIFEPIREMTQTVKGISEQNLNLRLNVGGSKNELKELALTFNEMMNRIEDQYNRQKQFVSDASHELRTPIAVIQGYAVMLDRWGKNDQEVLQESITAIKNEAGNMQELIDKLLFLARHDNSTLAYQKEEFSLTEMLLEVIKETQIIDSGHQINNELNQEISMFGDRNLMKQACRIFMDNAMKYTPAGGQITVRLSKEGESIAISIKDTGAGMTNEELKHIFDRFYRSDQSRTKDRGGYGLGLAIAKIIILGHNGRITVRSKVGEGSEFIILLS; encoded by the coding sequence ATGATGACCAAAAATAAAACGGATAAGGGCATGTTCAAAAACATCTTAAAGGTGATCTTTTTCCCGGTTTATCTTTTTATGCTTCTTTATGCGTTTATCCAGAAAAGGATCGCTTATTCAATTCGCTTAAAGCTTTCCTTGAGGTATACAGGCATACTTTTGCGGACAGTGTTGGGAGCGGGCCTTATCGTCATTTTGGTCTATGGTGGATTTAGAATCCAGGAAACGGTTAAGCAGGATTATTTGGAAATCCAGAAGATTCTCAGCACGGAAAGCAGGATTTATTTCGAACTGGAAACCTACTCTCGGGAGCATCAGACCCCGCTTCGTATCTTTGAACGGGGCCAGCAGACGCTCATGGCTACGGACCAGAATTTGAGGGAATATGGTTCTGAGTACTGGCTCGGATTGGCCAAGGATCAAGGAAACATCTACATATCCGTTAACAGGGATTTTGAAACAGCCGGAACTTCAGGAAGAATGATTATCTTTTCCAACATTCAGGATGAAATTACAGATATCCTGTTCATCACCAGGATTATGCTCTTTGTCTCTTTACCGGCCTTGTTCCTGGCTCTGATTGCGATTGCCTTATCAGGGAGAGGAATTTTTGAACCAATACGCGAAATGACCCAGACGGTAAAGGGAATTTCAGAACAGAATCTGAATTTAAGGCTGAATGTAGGCGGGTCAAAAAATGAACTGAAGGAACTGGCGCTTACCTTTAATGAAATGATGAACAGAATAGAGGACCAATATAATAGGCAGAAACAGTTTGTATCCGATGCTTCGCATGAGCTAAGGACACCGATTGCCGTGATACAGGGCTATGCAGTTATGCTGGACCGCTGGGGAAAAAACGATCAGGAAGTTCTTCAGGAATCAATAACGGCTATCAAAAATGAAGCCGGGAATATGCAGGAGCTGATTGACAAACTGCTGTTTCTTGCCAGGCATGACAACAGTACGCTCGCCTATCAAAAGGAAGAATTCAGCCTCACGGAAATGCTCCTGGAAGTCATCAAAGAGACCCAGATCATCGATTCCGGGCATCAAATCAATAATGAGCTCAATCAGGAAATCTCTATGTTTGGCGATCGAAACCTAATGAAACAGGCCTGTCGGATCTTTATGGACAATGCGATGAAATATACACCGGCTGGCGGACAGATTACGGTCCGTCTTAGCAAAGAAGGGGAGTCCATTGCGATAAGTATTAAGGATACCGGTGCAGGTATGACAAATGAAGAGTTGAAGCACATCTTTGACCGTTTCTACCGCTCCGACCAGTCCAGAACGAAGGATCGGGGCGGTTATGGCTTGGGACTCGCGATTGCCAAGATCATTATCCTGGGCCACAATGGTAGAATCACAGTCCGAAGCAAAGTCGGAGAAGGTTCTGAATTTATTATTCTGCTCTCCTAG
- a CDS encoding response regulator transcription factor: protein MKTRILVIEDEVKIARFLELELAHEGYEVELAHDGREGYEKAVSGKADLIILDLMLPGLSGIEICRRVRRESDIPIIMLTAKDDVSDKVMGLDSGADDYMTKSFAIEELLARIRVILKRRGKKEDQNNVIAAGPLILYKDEYRVTYQGIDISLSKKEFELLKYLMENKGIVLSREKILDHVWGYDYYGDTNVTDVYIKYLRNKIDQRYDVVLIHTVRGVGYLLKYDDQK from the coding sequence ATGAAAACCAGAATTCTGGTCATTGAAGATGAAGTGAAAATAGCCAGGTTCCTGGAACTAGAGCTTGCCCATGAAGGTTATGAGGTAGAACTTGCTCACGACGGAAGAGAAGGCTATGAAAAAGCAGTCTCGGGAAAGGCAGATTTGATCATTCTGGACCTTATGCTTCCCGGCCTCAGTGGTATTGAAATTTGCCGGAGAGTAAGGCGTGAATCGGACATCCCGATCATCATGCTGACTGCCAAAGATGATGTTTCCGATAAAGTAATGGGGCTTGACAGCGGGGCCGACGACTATATGACCAAGTCATTTGCAATTGAAGAGTTGCTTGCCAGGATCAGAGTGATCCTGAAGCGTAGAGGGAAAAAGGAAGATCAAAATAATGTGATCGCAGCCGGGCCGTTGATTTTGTATAAGGATGAATATCGGGTTACCTATCAGGGGATAGACATATCCCTCTCCAAGAAAGAATTTGAACTTCTGAAATATTTGATGGAGAATAAAGGCATTGTATTGTCGCGCGAAAAAATCCTCGACCATGTCTGGGGATATGACTACTATGGAGACACCAATGTCACCGATGTCTATATTAAGTATCTGCGCAATAAAATTGACCAAAGATATGATGTGGTACTTATTCATACCGTAAGAGGGGTCGGGTATCTTTTAAAATATGATGACCAAAAATAA
- a CDS encoding DUF4342 domain-containing protein: protein MSISMEQIDEMRKRTNCSYQEAKELLEKYDGDLIDAIIAFEKMHGNKSNSSFNQKTCPKEQSFGKKVKALIQKGCVTRFIIEKDQNIILNIPIIILIVAVLITMPIIGLYVAAFILLYVMGYRIRIRKEKGQDVNINEFVDGIGSKVRTAADKMREKPAAEQENSPQAEAGPKNEDKKEDGYNEITIG, encoded by the coding sequence ATGAGTATCAGCATGGAACAAATTGATGAGATGAGAAAAAGGACCAACTGCAGTTATCAGGAAGCCAAAGAACTATTAGAAAAGTATGACGGGGATTTGATTGATGCGATCATTGCCTTTGAAAAAATGCATGGGAATAAATCAAATTCAAGTTTCAATCAGAAAACCTGTCCAAAAGAACAGAGCTTTGGCAAAAAAGTGAAGGCATTGATTCAAAAAGGCTGCGTCACAAGATTTATAATTGAAAAGGATCAGAACATTATCCTAAATATACCGATCATTATTCTGATTGTGGCGGTGTTGATCACAATGCCGATCATAGGGCTGTATGTTGCAGCTTTTATCCTGCTGTACGTAATGGGCTACCGGATTAGGATCAGAAAGGAAAAGGGGCAGGATGTTAATATCAACGAGTTTGTCGACGGTATTGGCAGCAAAGTGAGAACCGCGGCTGATAAAATGAGGGAAAAGCCGGCTGCGGAACAAGAAAACAGTCCGCAGGCCGAAGCCGGCCCCAAGAATGAAGATAAAAAAGAAGACGGCTACAATGAGATCACGATTGGTTAG